The following proteins are encoded in a genomic region of Maylandia zebra isolate NMK-2024a linkage group LG1, Mzebra_GT3a, whole genome shotgun sequence:
- the pou4f1 gene encoding POU domain, class 4, transcription factor 1 gives MMSMNSKQPHFAMHPSLPEHKYTTLHSSSEAIRRACLQTPQLQSNIFASLDETLLARAEALAAVDIAVSQGKTHPFKPDATYHTMSTVPCSSTSTVPLAHHHHHHHHHHHQNLEPPDIMDHISSPSLSLMSSAHDVAGGGGGGGGGGGGGGLISTSAHPHSHMHGLSHLSHQAMSMNSPLTHHGLLPGHHGGGQGGPGLTNNGLPSINDSDTDPRELEAFAERFKQRRIKLGVTQADVGSALANLKIPGVGSLSQSTICRFESLTLSHNNMIALKPILQAWLEEAEGAQREKMSKPDIFNGGEKKRKRTSIAAPEKRSLEAYFAVQPRPSSEKIAAIAEKLDLKKNVVRVWFCNQRQKQKRLKFSAAH, from the exons ATGATGTCCATGAACAGCAAACAGCCGCATTTCGCCATGCATCCCTCTTTACCCGAACACAAGTATACCACCCTGCATTCCAGCTCGGAAGCTATAAGGAGAGCCTGTCTGCAAACTCCACAG TTACAGAGTAACATATTTGCAAGCCTGGATGAGACGCTGCTGGCTCGGGCTGAGGCTTTGGCGGCCGTGGACATCGCCGTGTCCCAGGGCAAGACGCACCCGTTCAAGCCCGACGCCACCTACCACACGATGAGCACGGTGCCATGCTCGTCGACATCCACCGTGCCACTAgcccaccaccatcatcaccatcaccaccaccaccaccagaaCCTGGAGCCACCGGACATTATGGACCACATCAGCTCGCCATCTCTCAGCTTAATGTCCAGTGCGCACGACGTGGCGGGCGGCGGAGGTGGCGGTGGCGGCGGAGGTGGCGGTGGTGGGCTCATCTCCACCTCTGCTCACCCGCACTCTCACATGCACGGTTTGAGTCACCTCTCCCACCAAGCTATGAGCATGAACTCACCTCTCACCCACCACGGGCTCTTACCTGGCCATCACGGGGGAGGTCAAGGCGGCCCTGGGCTCACAAACAACGGACTTCCCTCCATTAATGACTCGGACACAGACCCAAGGGAGCTGGAGGCTTTCGCGGAGCGCTTCAAACAGCGGAGGATCAAGCTGGGGGTGACACAGGCGGACGTGGGCAGCGCTTTGGCTAATCTCAAAATCCCCGGCGTTGGATCACTGAGCCAAAGTACAATTTGTCGATTCGAGTCTTTAACTCTCTCCCACAACAACATGATTGCGCTCAAACCCATCCTCCAGGCCTGGCTAGAAGAGGCCGAGGGGGCCCAAAGGGAAAAAATGAGCAAACCTGACATTTTCAACGGAGGAGAAAAGAAACGCAAGAGGACCTCGATAGCAGCCCCAGAAAAGAGGTCTTTGGAGGCTTACTTCGCTGTACAACCTCGACCGTCGTCTGAGAAAATAGCAGCTATAGCTGAAAAGTTGGACCTGAAAAAAAATGTGGTACGAGTGTGGTTTTGTAACCAAAGACAGAAGCAGAAGCGGTTGAAATTTTCCGCGGCTCACTGA
- the obi1 gene encoding ORC ubiquitin ligase 1 yields MALNYQASTLSLTLPISCQICLGKVRQPVICSNHHVFCSSCMEMWLKKANQCPTCRVPITTENPCREIIGGTNEGDHSDSPSVRKCLRKTRGELILREYEEEIEGLMRENEELKTKNQSLEEQLKTALDPCSINIVQLDEQRVAPFVLEEWTNKLRAATDVCDKVKKDMDKLKEANKTLRSQNVDLVQENMRLKAEVASRSPQKFGRYTVAALEAKIQQYQRDVDHLKRALERSDQYIDELESRIRVSEKKSLEVQEACGSCKAAKETLTKQQKVNMMMRSLSDNERKLICSNPEAECGTFSRNHSLMLMPSADHKDFSKNLTGKQKNEASEGTSSDFLPSTPSSAFRSLTLRSPGIREKKVAFKPGSYLRRLDFEEVPSPDKSSTTLENQFNSVEKFPKGLPPNDLEPSKSVFWAGWDKSNSDQSCTGSSKGSSIKGSTNFVVDESDSFHMSSEACMDVAYLNKISELDSMMLEGESSCSPGLSVDSCLSTDMDNTLVPEPQTFPNALSSHAGKPVTHNKHNNHQPCDNKESILNDKETPKGSAEEGCAALVSGRKSGVCGGASHTEELSFDLLFDPSDENKAGPSGFPASQDHDLVNPSSSSSGYTAGQPVSTTRDRHTLNSSQPIKRKSHSPFTISSPTKHSKLM; encoded by the exons atggCTCTGAACTACCAGGCATCTACCCTCTCTCTCACTTTGCCAATTTCCTGCCAGATATGCCTCGGAAAG GTTAGGCAGCCGGTTATTTGTTCCAACCACCACGTGTTCTGTTCATCCTGCATGGAAATGTGGTTAAAGAAAGCTAACCAGTGTCCCACCTGCAGAGTCCCCATCACAACAGAGAACCCCTGCAGGGAAATCATCG GAGGAACAAATGAGGGTGATCACAGTGATAGTCCTTCTGTGAGAAAATGTCTCAGAAAAACGAGAGGGGAATTAATTTTACGCGAGTATGAG GAGGAAATTGAAGGGCTCATGAGAGAAAACGAGGAGCTGAAAACCAAAAATCAAAGCTTGGAGGAGCAACTGAAGACTGCTTTGGATCCCTGCAGCATTAATATAGTGCAACTGGATGAACAAAGGGTCGCTCCATTTGTCCTGGAGGAGTGGACAAACAAGCTGCGAGCAGCCACAGATGTCTGTGATAAAGTAAAGAAAGACATGGATAAGCTCAAAGAG GCAAATAAGACATTGCGGTCTCAAAATGTCGACCTTGTGCAAGAAAACATGAGACTGAAAGCAGAGGTGGCTAGCAGATCTCCTCAGAA GTTTGGCCGATACACAGTCGCAGCACTGGAAGCTAAAATTCAGCAGTATCAGCGCGATGTGGACCACTTGAAAAGGGCTCTTGAGCGCAGTGACCAGTACATTGATGAGCTGGAGAGTCGGATCAGGGTGTCTGAGAAGAAATCTCTTGAAGTGCAGGAAGCGTGTGGGAGTTGCAAGGCTGCTAAGGAAACTCTCACAAAGCAGCAGAAAGTCAACATGATGATGAGAAGCTTGAGTGACAATGAGAGGAAGTTGATCTGCAGCAATCCAGAGGCAGAATGTGGCACATTTTCTAGAAATCACAGTTTGATGTTGATGCCATCCGCAGATCACAAAGATTTCAGTAAAAATCTGACAGGAAAGCAGAAAAACGAGGCCTCGGAAGGCACCTCCTCTGACTTTTTGCCCAGTACTCCATCATCTGCTTTCCGCTCCCTGACTCTGAGAAGCCCAGGCATCCGTGAGAAGAAAGTTGCATTTAAACCTGGGTCTTATCTAAGGAGGCTTGATTTTGAAGAGGTTCCCAGTCCTGATAAGAGCAGTACCACACTGGAGAACCAATTCAACAGTGTTGAGAAATTCCCCAAAGGCTTGCCTCCAAATGACTTGGAGCCCTCAAAGTCTGTCTTCTGGGCAGGCTGGGACAAATCCAACTCTGACCAGTCATGTACAGGTTCAAGTAAAGGAAGCTCTATCAAGGGATCCACTAATTTTGTGGTTGATGAGTCAGATAGTTTCCACATGTCCAGTGAGGCCTGTATGGATGTGGCCTACCTGAACAAAATCTCAGAGTTGGACTCCATGATGCTGGAGGGTGAGAGTTCCTGTAGTCCAGGGCTCTCTGTTGATTCCTGTCTTTCCACAGATATGGACAACACCCTAGTTCCAGAGCCTCAAACATTCCCTAATGCCTTGTCAAGCCATGCTGGTAAACCAGTGACGCACAACAAGCATAACAATCACCAACCTTGTGACAATAAGGAGAGCATCTTGAACGACAAAGAAACTCCAAAAGGTTCAGCAGAAGAAGGTTGTGCTGCATTAGTCTCTGGTAGGAAGAGTGGCGTCTGTGGAGGGGCCTCTCACACCGAAGAGCTATCTTTTGATTTGCTGTTTGATCCTTCGGATGAGAATAAGGCCGGTCCCTCTGGCTTTCCAGCAAGCCAAGATCATGATCTTGTaaacccctcctcttcctcctctggctACACTGCTGGTCAGCCTGTGAGCACAACAAGAGACAGACACACGCTGAACAGCAGTCAGCCAATAAAGAGAAAGTCCCACAGTCCCTTTACCATAAGCAGTCCCACCAAACATTCAAAGCTCATgtga